One genomic window of Halococcus sediminicola includes the following:
- the guaA gene encoding glutamine-hydrolyzing GMP synthase gives MVEVQKFIDDAIAEIDEEVGDSSAVIALSGGVDSSVAAALAYEALGDQLTPVYVDTGLMRKGETEQVEETFAYMEGLRIVDAHERFLDALSGVTDPEEKRKIVGERFIREFEREARETEAEYLVQGTIYPDRIESEGNIKSHHNVGGLPEVVDFEGLVEPVRELYKDEVREVARALDLDELVAERMPFPGPGLAVRVLGEVTEEKLRVAREATHIVEEELEEYDPWQALAAVIGKATGVKGDNRVHGWVVAVRAVESRDGMTARAQELDWETLQRLQSRITGSLDDVSRVVYDVTHKPPATIEYE, from the coding sequence ATGGTCGAAGTACAGAAGTTCATCGACGACGCCATCGCCGAGATCGACGAGGAAGTCGGCGATTCGAGCGCCGTGATTGCCCTCTCGGGCGGCGTGGACTCGTCGGTGGCGGCCGCGCTCGCCTACGAGGCGCTCGGCGACCAACTCACACCAGTCTACGTCGACACGGGATTGATGCGCAAGGGCGAGACCGAGCAGGTCGAAGAAACCTTCGCGTACATGGAGGGGTTGCGCATCGTCGACGCCCACGAGCGGTTCCTCGACGCGCTCTCGGGAGTGACCGACCCAGAGGAGAAGCGAAAGATCGTCGGCGAGCGCTTCATCCGCGAGTTCGAGCGCGAGGCCCGCGAGACCGAGGCGGAGTATCTCGTACAGGGCACCATCTACCCCGACCGCATCGAATCGGAGGGGAACATCAAGTCCCATCACAACGTCGGGGGCCTGCCCGAGGTCGTGGATTTCGAGGGTCTCGTCGAACCCGTTCGCGAACTCTACAAGGACGAAGTCCGCGAGGTCGCCCGCGCGCTCGACCTCGACGAGTTAGTGGCAGAACGGATGCCGTTTCCCGGTCCGGGTCTCGCAGTACGAGTGCTCGGTGAAGTCACCGAGGAGAAGCTCCGCGTGGCGCGCGAGGCGACCCACATCGTCGAAGAAGAATTGGAGGAGTACGACCCGTGGCAGGCGCTCGCGGCGGTCATCGGCAAGGCCACAGGGGTCAAGGGCGACAACCGGGTCCACGGCTGGGTGGTCGCGGTACGGGCGGTCGAGTCGCGCGACGGGATGACCGCTCGCGCCCAGGAACTCGACTGGGAGACCCTCCAGCGCCTCCAGAGTCGGATCACGGGCTCTCTCGACGACGTCTCCCGCGTCGTCTACGACGTCACGCACAAACCGCCCGCGACCATCGAGTACGAATGA
- a CDS encoding DUF6276 family protein, with translation MDCPDCGATTVAFAVPDDLDGFDEPTAALCTRCLALHSTERSDANPDFTAISDDFPTGAAAVPMALTVGLLDSLVLHRNAVETLLERVERKGTDPLLVLDRLASEPELDPKIDLATRRRQVAQFRD, from the coding sequence ATGGACTGTCCCGACTGCGGGGCCACCACGGTCGCGTTCGCGGTCCCCGACGACCTCGACGGATTCGACGAACCCACGGCCGCGCTCTGCACGCGCTGTCTCGCGCTCCATTCTACCGAGAGGAGCGACGCGAACCCCGATTTCACGGCCATCAGTGACGACTTCCCGACCGGTGCGGCGGCGGTGCCAATGGCGCTCACGGTTGGACTGCTCGATTCCCTCGTACTCCACCGAAACGCGGTCGAGACGCTGCTCGAACGGGTCGAACGGAAGGGGACGGACCCGCTGCTCGTCCTCGATCGGTTGGCGTCCGAGCCGGAACTCGACCCGAAAATCGACCTCGCGACGCGCCGCCGGCAAGTCGCGCAGTTTCGCGATTAG
- a CDS encoding alpha/beta hydrolase: MDVVLPGGRDARGTLDEPDDEATEIVVACPPHPQQGGTRSDQRLTAVSDALGEQSIACLRFDYGAWNEGRGEQTDVKNAVRWARERYDRVGLFGFSFGATMALCTAPGIDDLWAVCALAPDSGREGADAVVALDDIDAPVKILYAERDSTADWEPVVERARELGMAVEGLSADHFFLGQSGKVAARVVAVFDSFR; encoded by the coding sequence ATGGACGTCGTACTCCCCGGCGGCCGGGACGCCCGCGGCACGCTCGACGAACCGGACGACGAGGCGACCGAAATCGTCGTCGCCTGCCCGCCCCATCCCCAGCAAGGCGGCACACGCTCGGACCAACGGCTCACGGCCGTGAGCGACGCACTCGGCGAGCAGAGCATCGCCTGTCTGCGATTCGATTATGGGGCATGGAACGAGGGCCGCGGCGAGCAGACAGATGTCAAAAACGCCGTCCGGTGGGCACGCGAGCGCTACGACAGGGTGGGACTCTTTGGATTTAGTTTCGGCGCGACGATGGCGCTGTGTACCGCTCCCGGAATCGACGACCTGTGGGCGGTCTGTGCGCTCGCGCCCGACAGCGGCCGGGAGGGAGCCGACGCGGTGGTCGCACTCGACGACATCGACGCGCCAGTGAAAATCCTGTACGCCGAACGCGATTCGACCGCCGACTGGGAGCCGGTGGTCGAGCGCGCCCGCGAACTCGGCATGGCTGTCGAGGGACTGTCGGCAGACCATTTCTTCCTCGGTCAGTCGGGGAAAGTGGCCGCGCGCGTCGTGGCGGTTTTCGATAGCTTCCGATAG
- a CDS encoding CTP synthase: protein MPTDSGPDSGPKFVFVTGGVMSGLGKGITAASTGRLLENAGFDVTAVKIDPYLNVDAGTMNPYQHGEVYVLKDGGEVDLDLGNYERFLDADMAFDQNITTGKLYKNVIEKERAGDYLGKTVQIIPHITDDIKRRVRAAAAGHDVCLIEVGGTVGDIEGGPYYEAIRQFAHEEREEDVLLAHVTLVPYSKNGEQKTKPTQHSVKELRSIGLQPDIVVGRCEDELDADTKEKIALFCDVPTEAVFSNPDVEDIYHVPLVVEEEGLDEYVMDRLEIGEAARPKTERASQWRDIVTREQSGTVTVALVGKYALEDAYLSIHEALKHAGLEHGVEVEVLWVDAEEMANTHERRLKEADGIVVPGGFGTRGTGEKIAAARYARENRVPFLGLCLGFQMAVIEHARNVCGMEDAHSTEMEPETPHPVIALLPEQYDVEDLGGTMRLGAHETDIEPGTLAADLYGGSCVERHRHRYEVNPEYIEELESGGMTFSGRANNRMEILELPSHPFFFGTQFHPEFRSRPGRASPPFVGFLDAAIDEREQRVGEVEA, encoded by the coding sequence ATGCCGACCGATTCGGGTCCCGATTCGGGACCGAAGTTCGTCTTCGTCACCGGAGGAGTGATGAGCGGTCTCGGGAAGGGAATCACGGCCGCGAGCACAGGACGGTTGCTCGAAAACGCGGGGTTCGACGTCACCGCCGTCAAAATCGATCCGTATCTCAACGTCGATGCCGGGACGATGAACCCCTACCAGCACGGCGAGGTCTACGTCCTCAAGGACGGCGGCGAGGTCGATCTCGATTTGGGAAACTACGAGCGCTTCCTCGACGCGGACATGGCCTTCGACCAGAACATCACGACTGGCAAGCTCTACAAGAACGTGATCGAGAAGGAGCGCGCGGGCGACTACCTCGGGAAGACAGTTCAGATAATTCCCCACATCACCGACGACATCAAGCGCCGGGTTCGGGCGGCCGCGGCGGGCCACGACGTCTGTCTCATCGAGGTCGGCGGCACGGTCGGCGATATCGAGGGCGGTCCCTACTACGAGGCGATCCGCCAGTTCGCCCACGAGGAGCGCGAAGAAGACGTTCTGCTCGCCCACGTCACCTTGGTTCCCTACTCGAAAAACGGCGAGCAGAAGACCAAACCCACCCAGCACAGCGTGAAGGAACTCCGCTCTATCGGGCTGCAGCCGGACATCGTGGTCGGGCGGTGCGAGGACGAACTCGACGCCGACACCAAGGAGAAGATCGCGCTCTTCTGTGACGTGCCCACCGAGGCGGTCTTTTCGAACCCCGACGTCGAGGACATCTATCACGTGCCGCTGGTGGTCGAAGAGGAGGGGCTCGACGAGTACGTGATGGACAGGTTGGAGATCGGCGAGGCGGCCCGGCCGAAAACCGAGCGCGCGAGTCAGTGGCGTGACATCGTGACCCGCGAGCAGTCCGGTACCGTGACCGTGGCACTCGTCGGGAAATACGCCCTCGAAGACGCCTACCTCTCGATCCACGAGGCGCTCAAACACGCCGGTCTCGAACACGGCGTCGAGGTCGAAGTCCTGTGGGTCGACGCCGAGGAGATGGCCAACACCCACGAGCGCCGTCTCAAGGAGGCCGACGGCATCGTCGTGCCGGGCGGGTTCGGCACGCGGGGCACCGGCGAGAAGATCGCCGCGGCGCGCTACGCCCGCGAGAACCGGGTGCCCTTCCTAGGGCTGTGTCTCGGCTTCCAGATGGCCGTCATCGAGCACGCGAGAAACGTCTGTGGAATGGAAGACGCACACTCGACGGAGATGGAACCCGAAACGCCACATCCCGTCATCGCCCTGCTACCCGAACAGTACGACGTCGAGGACCTCGGTGGGACGATGCGACTCGGTGCCCACGAGACCGATATCGAACCGGGAACGCTTGCGGCGGACCTTTACGGCGGTTCGTGTGTCGAGCGCCACCGCCACCGCTACGAGGTCAACCCCGAATACATCGAGGAGTTGGAATCAGGGGGAATGACCTTCTCGGGCCGCGCGAACAACCGAATGGAGATCCTCGAACTGCCATCCCATCCGTTCTTCTTCGGCACGCAGTTTCATCCAGAATTTCGGTCGCGGCCTGGGCGGGCGAGTCCCCCATTTGTCGGGTTTCTCGACGCCGCCATCGACGAGCGCGAACAGCGGGTCGGCGAGGTGGAAGCCTGA
- a CDS encoding DUF7126 family protein yields MTKTVLAGPDPDGLGDALEAEGMDVVRIDGIADGAALKESGIGSGDIYVLTDVGQATSIPVAVDLVGEIRVVVYSRESLPEFAKGQADLLLDPALFDPETVAEELTGTMQ; encoded by the coding sequence ATGACGAAAACGGTCCTCGCCGGTCCTGACCCCGACGGACTGGGCGACGCGCTCGAAGCCGAAGGCATGGACGTGGTGCGCATCGACGGCATCGCCGACGGCGCGGCGCTCAAAGAGAGCGGTATCGGGAGTGGGGATATCTACGTTCTCACGGACGTCGGACAGGCGACCTCGATACCCGTGGCCGTGGACCTCGTCGGGGAGATTCGGGTGGTGGTCTATTCGCGCGAGTCGCTGCCGGAGTTCGCCAAGGGACAGGCCGACTTGCTGCTCGACCCCGCGCTCTTCGACCCCGAAACCGTCGCCGAGGAGCTCACCGGAACGATGCAATGA
- a CDS encoding PspA/IM30 family protein, protein MGILSRASYVVRSRLNSILNSAEDPGEQLDYSYEQLRDQLQDVKGGIADLTTQKKRLEIQKRRLEENVEKHNEQAREAVRQDREDLARQALEKKKQKMTQIEDLEGQIADLQNTQDQLVEKKNTLQGRIEEFRTQKETMKARYEAAEASTRVSEAMTGAGDEMEDVGRSIERANERTEDMEARAAAMDELEESGAFEDALSDQDNIDRELESLSTDSEVDAELETLQAEMGEGTTTDDSTSESTDESTETETNEASAADGVDGSGSEGSDPEVEAELEELQNDPDN, encoded by the coding sequence ATGGGCATCCTCTCGCGCGCGTCGTACGTCGTCCGATCACGGCTCAATTCAATCCTCAACAGCGCCGAGGACCCGGGCGAACAGCTCGATTACTCCTACGAACAGCTCCGCGACCAACTCCAAGACGTCAAGGGCGGCATCGCCGACCTCACGACCCAGAAGAAGCGCCTCGAAATCCAGAAGCGCCGGCTCGAAGAGAACGTCGAGAAACACAACGAGCAGGCCCGCGAGGCCGTCCGGCAGGACCGCGAGGACCTCGCCAGACAGGCCCTCGAAAAGAAAAAGCAGAAGATGACGCAGATCGAGGATTTGGAGGGTCAGATCGCCGACCTCCAGAACACCCAGGACCAACTCGTCGAGAAGAAAAATACTCTTCAGGGGCGCATCGAGGAGTTCCGCACCCAGAAGGAGACGATGAAAGCGCGCTACGAGGCCGCCGAGGCGAGCACTCGTGTATCGGAGGCGATGACGGGCGCTGGCGATGAGATGGAAGATGTCGGCCGCTCGATCGAGCGCGCCAACGAGCGCACCGAGGACATGGAGGCCCGCGCGGCCGCGATGGACGAACTTGAGGAGTCGGGCGCGTTCGAGGACGCGCTGTCCGACCAGGACAACATCGACCGCGAACTCGAATCGCTGAGCACCGACAGCGAGGTCGACGCCGAACTCGAAACCCTGCAAGCCGAGATGGGCGAGGGAACGACCACGGACGACTCCACAAGCGAGTCGACCGACGAGAGTACAGAAACCGAGACCAACGAGGCGAGCGCTGCCGATGGCGTAGACGGTTCCGGCAGCGAAGGGTCCGACCCCGAAGTCGAGGCCGAACTCGAAGAGCTACAGAACGACCCCGACAACTGA
- a CDS encoding MogA/MoaB family molybdenum cofactor biosynthesis protein: MSDAHDDSAHHDHDENEAVHAHDYDFGPVGVAVVTVSTSRTLEDDPAGDAIAAAVEEGNELVTRELVPDEYDEVQGTVDALASREDVDCIVMTGGTGVTPDDVTIEAVRPLFSKELPGFGELFRARSREEIGTRVVATRATGGVADGVAVFCLPGSEDAARLGAEIVVAEAGHLVGLAGRDANDGADGEVDETDVDESGDDGTEN, from the coding sequence ATGAGCGACGCACACGACGATTCGGCACACCACGACCACGACGAGAATGAGGCGGTCCACGCCCACGACTACGACTTCGGCCCGGTCGGGGTCGCCGTCGTGACGGTCTCGACCTCGCGGACGCTCGAAGACGACCCGGCGGGCGACGCCATCGCGGCGGCCGTCGAGGAGGGAAACGAACTGGTCACGCGCGAACTCGTCCCCGACGAGTACGACGAGGTACAGGGAACGGTCGATGCGCTCGCGAGTCGCGAGGACGTCGACTGCATCGTCATGACTGGCGGAACAGGGGTAACGCCCGACGACGTGACCATCGAGGCGGTCCGACCGCTCTTCTCGAAGGAACTGCCCGGCTTCGGCGAACTCTTCCGTGCCCGTTCGCGCGAGGAGATTGGTACGCGCGTCGTCGCCACGCGCGCTACGGGTGGCGTCGCAGACGGCGTGGCCGTGTTCTGTCTGCCGGGCAGCGAGGACGCCGCCCGACTCGGTGCGGAGATCGTCGTCGCGGAGGCCGGCCATCTCGTCGGTCTCGCCGGGCGCGACGCGAACGACGGTGCTGACGGCGAGGTGGACGAGACCGACGTGGACGAATCGGGCGACGACGGAACCGAAAACTGA
- a CDS encoding MBL fold metallo-hydrolase → MATELADGIHWFELTGVNAYLVEDDVLTLVDAGTPFDAPAIEAGIKDAGHTVGDVERVLLTHYDFDHAGALAHLTDLDATVRAGAIDAGLLTGERKPPLGNHKGLLQRATGPFVRSPVFPVEPIADGERVGSFTAHHTPGHTPGHTAFVSEERSAGFLGDLVFEGSGALTSSPWLVSYDTAQVETSVRSLAERTPPFDVLGMGHGVPFVRGGDERLADLAAN, encoded by the coding sequence ATGGCCACCGAACTCGCAGACGGCATCCACTGGTTCGAGCTAACTGGCGTGAACGCCTACCTCGTCGAAGACGACGTGCTCACGCTCGTCGACGCCGGCACGCCGTTCGACGCCCCCGCCATCGAGGCGGGCATCAAGGACGCCGGTCACACGGTCGGCGACGTCGAACGGGTCCTCCTGACGCACTACGATTTCGACCACGCGGGCGCGCTCGCCCACCTCACTGACCTCGATGCGACGGTCCGTGCGGGCGCGATCGACGCCGGCCTCCTGACCGGGGAGCGCAAGCCACCACTCGGCAACCACAAGGGACTGCTCCAGCGCGCGACCGGGCCGTTCGTCCGTTCACCCGTCTTCCCCGTCGAGCCGATCGCCGACGGCGAACGAGTGGGTTCGTTCACGGCTCATCACACGCCGGGGCACACCCCCGGTCACACCGCCTTCGTGAGCGAGGAGCGCTCGGCGGGCTTTCTCGGCGACCTCGTCTTCGAGGGGAGTGGTGCACTCACGTCCTCGCCGTGGCTCGTGAGCTACGATACCGCACAGGTCGAAACGAGTGTGCGGTCGCTCGCCGAGCGCACACCGCCCTTCGACGTCCTCGGCATGGGCCACGGCGTGCCCTTCGTCCGGGGCGGCGACGAGCGCCTCGCGGACCTCGCCGCTAACTGA
- a CDS encoding TackOD1 domain-containing metal-binding protein, producing MVSPGTLTALTALADGSQAEYEPTIDTDSGTVSYPDAAARLGTGDPAAFEVLEALARRGILGKTFEEKVYLCPGCGAEGMAYTTACPGCGSAHTVETELFEHMTCGHIAPREEFEVGPEEYVCPDCEARLDSLDGVERGMRHVCQDCGSYSESPEHGLRCRDCGDIYAPGDATERVLCRYALTDEGTRWVEAQLAARESMVETLEERGFDARANTTVDTGGSEQPVHVYGEDALLDSRVVAAVHERPGREAATQLRDIAAATDARPYLVTTLGAVEEGVVAIAEGADMRILSADRDGSLSNDYQVAEDRRTSPSLVQRIASAVKQP from the coding sequence ATGGTTTCGCCCGGCACACTCACGGCGCTCACCGCGCTCGCGGACGGCTCACAGGCGGAGTACGAACCCACCATCGACACCGACAGCGGCACGGTAAGCTATCCCGACGCCGCAGCGCGCCTCGGCACGGGCGATCCCGCGGCCTTCGAGGTGCTCGAAGCACTCGCCCGACGCGGGATCCTCGGCAAGACCTTCGAGGAGAAGGTGTATCTCTGTCCCGGCTGTGGCGCGGAGGGGATGGCCTACACCACCGCCTGTCCGGGCTGTGGGTCGGCCCACACGGTCGAAACCGAACTGTTCGAACACATGACGTGTGGCCACATCGCCCCGCGCGAGGAGTTCGAGGTCGGCCCGGAGGAGTACGTCTGCCCCGACTGCGAGGCACGCCTCGACTCGCTGGATGGCGTCGAACGTGGGATGCGCCACGTCTGCCAGGACTGTGGGTCGTACTCCGAGTCACCGGAACACGGGCTTCGCTGTCGTGACTGTGGCGACATCTACGCACCCGGCGACGCGACCGAGCGCGTGCTCTGTCGGTACGCGCTCACCGACGAGGGAACGCGCTGGGTCGAGGCACAACTGGCCGCCCGCGAGTCGATGGTCGAGACCTTGGAAGAACGCGGGTTCGACGCGCGCGCGAACACCACCGTCGACACGGGAGGGAGCGAGCAGCCGGTACACGTCTACGGCGAGGACGCCCTACTCGACAGCCGCGTCGTGGCGGCGGTCCACGAGCGGCCCGGACGCGAGGCTGCGACCCAGTTGCGCGACATCGCGGCCGCCACGGACGCACGACCGTATCTCGTGACGACGCTCGGTGCCGTCGAGGAGGGTGTCGTGGCGATAGCCGAAGGGGCCGACATGCGCATCCTGAGTGCCGACAGGGATGGCAGCCTCAGCAACGACTATCAGGTCGCCGAGGACAGACGCACCTCGCCGTCACTGGTACAGCGCATCGCCTCGGCGGTCAAACAGCCCTAA
- a CDS encoding aconitate hydratase has protein sequence MGKTLTEKILDDHLVEGELETGEEIGIDIDQVLTQDTTGTLVWLQFEALGLDEVQTELAAQYCDHQTYQFDFKNSDDHRFLRSAAGTFGAHFSRPGNGICHQVHKERFAAPGKTMLGSDSHTPTPGGMGELAIGSGGLDVAVAMGGGQYYIEMPEVVNVHLEGELPEWATAKDVILHLLGELSVKGGVGKVLEYTGPGVENLSVPERTTITNMGTELGATTSIFPTDDRTHEFLSRLGREDEHVEIGPDDDAEYDDQIDVDLSSLEPLIATPSMPDNVVPVSEVAGEDVDQVIIGSCTNGAYEDILPGAKMLEGREIDKRTEMIVAPGSKQASELLAREGWSAEMMAAGVNFSEATCGACIGIGHVPASDSVSLRTFNRNFEGRSGIEDDSVYLCSPEVATASALAGEIVDPRDLAEELGDLEDPGFEMADTYDGSTADLIAPDESVDDGLVKGPNIGDVPLKDPLDAHLEGSALLKMGDNITTDHIIPATQDILMYRSNIPKLSEFTLSRVDEEFAQRALDADGGFLVAGENYGQGSSREHAALCPMYLGVEGVLAQSFARIHKANLFNFGLLPLEIDADAQEKIAEGDDIEIVDDVEEAVRSGTEEFTIRVNDDWETTGILKASERERDILAAGGKLPHTKAQQEGGSGAAPADD, from the coding sequence ATGGGAAAAACGCTGACCGAGAAGATCCTCGACGACCACCTTGTCGAGGGCGAACTCGAAACCGGCGAGGAGATCGGCATCGACATCGACCAGGTACTCACACAGGACACGACGGGGACTCTCGTGTGGCTCCAGTTCGAGGCGCTCGGCCTCGACGAGGTCCAGACCGAACTCGCCGCCCAGTACTGCGACCACCAGACCTACCAGTTCGACTTCAAGAACTCCGACGACCACCGCTTCCTCCGTTCGGCCGCCGGCACCTTCGGCGCACACTTCTCGCGCCCCGGCAACGGCATCTGCCACCAAGTCCACAAAGAACGGTTCGCCGCACCGGGCAAGACGATGCTCGGCAGCGACTCGCACACCCCGACTCCTGGGGGTATGGGCGAACTCGCCATCGGCTCCGGCGGACTCGATGTCGCCGTTGCGATGGGCGGCGGCCAGTACTACATCGAGATGCCCGAGGTCGTCAACGTCCACCTCGAAGGCGAACTCCCCGAGTGGGCGACCGCCAAGGACGTCATCCTTCACCTGCTCGGCGAGCTCTCGGTGAAGGGCGGCGTCGGCAAGGTGCTCGAATACACCGGCCCCGGTGTCGAGAACCTCTCGGTGCCCGAGCGGACCACGATCACCAACATGGGCACCGAACTCGGCGCGACGACCTCGATCTTCCCGACCGACGACCGAACTCACGAGTTCCTCTCGCGGCTCGGCCGCGAGGACGAACACGTCGAGATCGGTCCGGACGACGACGCCGAATACGACGACCAGATCGACGTCGACCTCAGTAGTCTGGAGCCGCTCATCGCTACGCCGTCGATGCCCGACAACGTCGTGCCCGTCAGCGAGGTCGCCGGCGAGGACGTCGACCAGGTCATCATCGGTTCCTGTACCAACGGTGCCTACGAGGACATCCTTCCGGGGGCGAAGATGCTCGAAGGCCGCGAGATCGACAAGCGCACCGAGATGATCGTCGCGCCTGGCTCGAAACAGGCCTCCGAACTGCTCGCCCGCGAGGGCTGGAGCGCCGAGATGATGGCCGCCGGCGTCAACTTCTCCGAGGCGACCTGTGGTGCCTGCATCGGCATCGGCCACGTGCCCGCCTCCGACTCGGTGAGTCTCAGAACCTTCAACCGCAACTTCGAGGGCCGCTCGGGCATCGAGGACGACTCGGTCTACCTCTGTTCGCCGGAGGTCGCCACGGCCTCGGCGCTCGCCGGCGAGATCGTCGATCCGCGCGACCTCGCCGAGGAACTCGGCGACCTCGAAGACCCCGGATTCGAGATGGCCGACACCTACGACGGCTCGACGGCCGACCTCATCGCGCCCGACGAGTCCGTCGACGACGGTCTCGTGAAGGGGCCGAACATCGGCGACGTCCCCCTCAAAGACCCGCTCGACGCCCACCTCGAAGGCTCCGCGCTGCTCAAGATGGGCGACAACATCACGACCGACCACATCATTCCCGCAACGCAGGACATCCTGATGTACCGGTCGAACATCCCGAAGCTCTCGGAGTTCACCCTCTCGCGCGTCGACGAGGAGTTCGCCCAGCGCGCGCTCGACGCCGACGGCGGCTTCCTCGTCGCCGGCGAGAACTACGGCCAAGGCTCTTCGAGAGAGCACGCCGCCCTCTGCCCGATGTATCTCGGTGTTGAGGGCGTCCTCGCACAGAGTTTCGCCCGCATCCACAAGGCGAACCTCTTCAACTTCGGGCTCCTTCCTTTGGAGATCGACGCTGACGCACAGGAGAAGATCGCGGAAGGCGACGATATCGAGATCGTCGACGACGTCGAGGAGGCCGTCCGCTCCGGCACCGAGGAGTTCACGATCCGCGTGAACGACGACTGGGAGACCACAGGAATCCTCAAAGCCTCCGAACGCGAGCGCGACATCCTCGCCGCCGGCGGCAAGCTGCCCCACACCAAGGCCCAGCAGGAGGGTGGCTCGGGCGCCGCTCCGGCTGACGACTAA
- a CDS encoding deoxyuridine 5'-triphosphate nucleotidohydrolase: MYESGSFVAAQLAPVADEQIQPNGVDLTLDAVFEQQEPGRIGVDGKTVGERRELGTDGSGSYSLAPGGYVARYGERISIPDDHVGFVYPRSSLMRNSCMLHTAVWDSGYEGRGEGLLQVHHDIELERGARVAQFVLADADHEETYAGSYQGENIE, translated from the coding sequence ATGTACGAGAGCGGTTCGTTCGTCGCCGCACAGCTCGCGCCCGTGGCGGACGAGCAGATCCAGCCCAACGGCGTCGACCTCACCCTCGATGCCGTCTTCGAACAGCAAGAACCGGGCCGTATCGGCGTCGACGGCAAGACGGTCGGCGAGCGCCGGGAACTCGGCACCGATGGTTCAGGCAGCTATTCGCTCGCGCCGGGTGGGTACGTCGCGCGCTACGGCGAGCGAATCAGCATCCCTGACGACCACGTGGGATTCGTCTACCCGCGCTCGTCGCTCATGCGCAATTCGTGTATGCTCCACACCGCCGTCTGGGATTCGGGTTACGAGGGCCGTGGCGAGGGTCTCTTGCAGGTTCACCACGACATCGAACTCGAACGCGGCGCGCGCGTCGCGCAGTTCGTGCTCGCCGACGCCGACCACGAGGAAACCTACGCCGGAAGCTATCAGGGCGAGAACATCGAGTAG
- a CDS encoding aldo/keto reductase, giving the protein MEYVTVQETEIPALGLGTWRMQGPTCRRAVATALDLGYRHIDTAQAYGNERQVGAAIAGSDVAREELFLTTKLGSSNRDHDSVLESTRESLRKLETDYVDLLLIHQPNTRTPLDETIGAMDDLVSEGLVEHIGVSNFGVSRLHAAREHATAPILTNQVQYHPFWDQTSMVDYCQIHDLMLTAYSPLAHGGAVDDDVLEEIGARYERTPAQVALRWLVQQDNVSTVPKSTSPAHLESNLQIFDFALTDEEMRAIRRPSISRTASSFLRARLPF; this is encoded by the coding sequence ATGGAGTACGTCACCGTTCAGGAGACGGAGATTCCGGCGCTCGGACTCGGCACGTGGCGCATGCAGGGTCCGACCTGCCGGCGTGCCGTGGCGACCGCCCTCGACCTCGGTTATCGCCACATCGACACCGCCCAGGCCTACGGCAACGAGCGACAGGTCGGCGCGGCCATCGCCGGGTCCGATGTCGCCCGCGAGGAGTTGTTTCTGACGACGAAACTCGGCTCCTCGAACCGCGATCACGACTCCGTCCTGGAGTCGACCCGCGAGAGCCTTCGGAAACTCGAAACCGACTACGTGGACTTGCTGCTCATCCACCAGCCGAACACCCGGACGCCGCTCGACGAGACCATCGGCGCGATGGACGACCTCGTTTCCGAGGGACTCGTCGAGCACATCGGCGTCTCGAACTTCGGCGTCTCGCGCCTCCACGCCGCCCGCGAGCACGCGACCGCGCCGATCCTCACGAACCAGGTCCAGTACCATCCCTTCTGGGACCAGACCTCGATGGTCGACTACTGTCAGATCCACGACCTCATGCTCACAGCATATAGCCCGCTGGCCCACGGCGGCGCGGTCGACGACGACGTCCTCGAAGAGATCGGCGCGCGCTACGAGCGGACGCCAGCCCAGGTCGCGCTTCGCTGGCTGGTTCAACAAGATAACGTCTCGACGGTGCCGAAATCGACGAGTCCCGCCCATCTGGAAAGCAACCTCCAGATATTCGACTTCGCACTCACCGACGAGGAGATGCGCGCGATTCGACGCCCCTCGATTTCCCGCACGGCGTCGAGTTTCCTCCGTGCACGACTGCCGTTCTGA
- a CDS encoding cupin domain-containing protein, with amino-acid sequence MLDTYPDLDPAEGEVLTEELFVSDDVLVKAFALGPGASVDPHDHENATNVFHVLEGNVIVTRDDEEETVDAPGVVPNARGAVHGARNESEERAVLTASLCPLPS; translated from the coding sequence GTGCTCGATACGTACCCCGACCTCGACCCCGCGGAGGGCGAGGTCCTGACCGAAGAACTGTTCGTGAGCGACGACGTGCTCGTGAAGGCGTTCGCCCTCGGTCCCGGCGCGAGCGTCGACCCCCACGATCACGAGAACGCGACCAACGTCTTTCACGTGCTCGAAGGGAATGTGATCGTGACCCGCGACGACGAGGAAGAGACCGTCGACGCGCCGGGCGTCGTCCCGAACGCACGCGGTGCGGTCCACGGCGCGCGCAACGAGAGCGAGGAGCGGGCGGTGCTCACCGCGAGCCTCTGTCCACTGCCGTCGTAG